One part of the Dehalococcoidales bacterium genome encodes these proteins:
- a CDS encoding CoA transferase, with amino-acid sequence MPGPLEGIKVLDWTQWQMGTVATAMLADYGAEVVHIENRLTGDAGRGLKFTALGEMPEGKNAYFEINNRGKKSITVDLTKQDGKGIIYRLVKNADVFVHNFRQGVPEKLGMDYETIRQHNPRIIYAAASGYGPKGPEAKEPAFDMIGLARSGISSFVATPDDPNLPLGGGLADQMGAVMTAYGILMALVARERQGVGQKLDVSHLGSMITLQSLNIGILQYLMPDPTEEMLQAPKPTRKNAGNPLWNYYKCKDDRWIVLGMLQPDRQWPVVCEALGIQHLTNDPKYENQDVRRENTAEIIAIMDEIFLTRTVDDWMKHLKETGDIICTPIQTIRDLTNDPQVIANKYIMDYDHKALGKIKVRGLPVELSETPGKIVAEAPEFGQHTEEVLIEMGGYTWEEIAELREKEVI; translated from the coding sequence ATGCCTGGACCGCTTGAAGGTATCAAGGTGCTTGATTGGACACAGTGGCAGATGGGGACGGTGGCGACGGCCATGTTGGCTGACTATGGCGCAGAGGTAGTCCACATAGAGAACCGCCTCACCGGTGATGCCGGTCGGGGTCTCAAATTCACCGCCCTTGGTGAGATGCCCGAAGGCAAAAACGCTTACTTTGAAATCAACAATCGCGGCAAGAAAAGCATTACCGTTGACCTGACCAAACAGGACGGCAAAGGCATTATTTACCGCCTGGTAAAGAATGCGGATGTATTTGTACACAACTTCAGGCAGGGTGTACCGGAGAAACTCGGAATGGACTACGAGACCATCCGGCAGCACAATCCCAGGATTATCTACGCGGCCGCTTCCGGCTACGGACCGAAGGGACCTGAAGCTAAAGAACCGGCCTTTGACATGATAGGGCTGGCAAGGTCTGGTATAAGTAGTTTTGTCGCCACTCCCGATGACCCTAACTTACCTTTAGGCGGCGGTCTGGCTGACCAGATGGGTGCAGTAATGACAGCTTATGGTATTTTGATGGCCCTTGTAGCACGAGAAAGGCAGGGAGTCGGTCAGAAGCTGGATGTCTCACACCTGGGAAGCATGATTACGCTGCAAAGCCTGAATATCGGTATATTGCAATACCTCATGCCGGACCCTACGGAAGAGATGTTACAAGCTCCCAAGCCAACGCGAAAAAACGCGGGTAACCCGCTGTGGAACTACTACAAGTGCAAGGATGACCGCTGGATTGTGCTGGGTATGCTCCAGCCGGACAGGCAATGGCCAGTGGTCTGCGAAGCGCTGGGGATTCAGCATCTCACCAACGACCCCAAGTACGAGAATCAGGATGTGAGGCGGGAGAACACCGCGGAAATCATTGCCATAATGGATGAGATTTTCCTGACACGGACGGTAGATGATTGGATGAAGCATCTCAAGGAGACCGGAGACATCATCTGCACGCCGATACAGACAATCCGTGACCTGACCAATGACCCACAGGTGATAGCCAATAAATATATAATGGACTACGACCACAAGGCACTTGGCAAGATAAAAGTAAGAGGTCTGCCGGTAGAACTTAGTGAAACACCGGGGAAGATCGTGGCCGAAGCACCTGAATTCGGACAGCATACCGAAGAAGTGCTTATTGAAATGGGGGGCTACACCTGGGAGGAAATCGCCGAGTTAAGGGAAAAGGAAGTTATCTGA
- a CDS encoding acyl-CoA dehydratase activase: protein MAYYMGIDIGSSTSKGVITCDGKLEAYHLLLSGINYRTVARKLAEELLEKAGLSRENIACTVATGQGSANVEFSDRQVVDIRCCARGIISIFPSTRTVIDVQGQYTQVLQLSEQGTIVNFTISEKCASGSGRFLDIIANVLQIKLEDIGPLSMKSQNPVKFTTGCAVFGESEAVSRVSEGVPREDILAGVHQALAEKISALVNKVGLKEKCAISGGGALNTGLIKRVEDKLGVELLVPPEPQCVTALGAAVMAEEACKVEGRA, encoded by the coding sequence ATGGCATACTACATGGGGATAGACATAGGCTCATCGACGAGCAAAGGGGTAATCACCTGCGATGGTAAGTTGGAGGCCTACCACCTGCTCCTTTCCGGGATTAATTACAGGACGGTAGCCCGGAAGCTGGCAGAGGAACTCCTGGAAAAGGCAGGGCTGTCCCGGGAAAATATTGCCTGTACCGTGGCTACCGGTCAGGGTAGTGCCAACGTGGAGTTCAGCGACCGGCAGGTGGTTGATATTCGTTGCTGTGCCCGGGGCATTATCAGCATCTTTCCATCAACGCGGACGGTTATTGATGTCCAGGGGCAATATACGCAGGTGCTGCAACTCAGTGAACAGGGCACGATAGTTAACTTCACCATCAGTGAGAAGTGTGCCAGTGGCAGTGGGCGCTTCCTTGACATAATCGCCAATGTGCTCCAGATAAAGCTTGAGGATATCGGGCCCCTTTCGATGAAATCGCAAAATCCGGTCAAGTTCACCACTGGGTGCGCAGTTTTTGGTGAGTCGGAGGCTGTTTCCCGGGTATCGGAAGGTGTTCCCAGAGAAGATATCCTCGCTGGTGTACACCAGGCTCTCGCTGAAAAGATATCCGCCCTGGTAAACAAGGTTGGGTTGAAAGAGAAATGTGCCATCAGCGGAGGGGGCGCTCTTAACACAGGGCTCATCAAACGGGTGGAAGACAAGCTGGGAGTGGAGCTTCTTGTACCTCCGGAACCGCAGTGCGTAACCGCGCTCGGTGCGGCAGTAATGGCCGAGGAA
- a CDS encoding acyl-CoA dehydratase activase produces MIHIYFTGIDLGSTMTKVVILDEDEQVCAYVVNHTGAEHRRLANKVMEEVLDEAGLSIEDMSFIMATGYGRINVPFADRQITELTCHARGVASFFPNVKLAIDIGGQDAKGLKIRDGKLLDFVMSDKCAAGTGRFLEVTAEALGLKLEDLGRISLGSTQKISVSSTCTVFAQQEVVNHLSNGVPLEDVVAGLHDAIASRVSRIVRRLKVEPDVVFTGGVAKNIGVVKALEESLGCPVFIPEEPLLSGAIGAAIIGKELTLKALANGETIQTGERRLEEATFFK; encoded by the coding sequence GTGATCCACATCTATTTCACCGGGATTGACCTCGGGTCGACCATGACCAAAGTCGTAATCCTGGATGAGGATGAGCAGGTATGTGCCTACGTGGTAAACCATACCGGCGCTGAACATCGTCGTCTGGCCAACAAGGTAATGGAAGAGGTACTGGATGAAGCGGGCCTTTCCATCGAAGATATGTCCTTCATTATGGCTACCGGTTACGGCAGGATAAATGTACCTTTTGCTGACCGGCAGATTACCGAACTGACCTGCCACGCGCGCGGCGTGGCCAGCTTTTTCCCCAATGTCAAACTGGCTATTGATATCGGGGGGCAGGATGCCAAAGGGCTCAAGATAAGGGATGGAAAGTTGCTCGATTTTGTGATGAGTGACAAGTGTGCCGCCGGGACAGGCAGGTTTTTGGAGGTTACGGCCGAGGCACTGGGCCTGAAATTGGAGGACCTGGGACGTATATCCCTTGGTTCAACACAGAAGATATCAGTCAGCAGTACCTGTACTGTCTTCGCCCAGCAGGAGGTGGTCAACCACCTCTCAAACGGTGTACCACTGGAGGACGTGGTAGCCGGTCTCCATGATGCAATCGCAAGTCGGGTAAGCAGGATAGTAAGACGCTTAAAAGTGGAACCGGACGTAGTATTTACCGGGGGTGTCGCCAAGAACATCGGTGTTGTCAAGGCCCTTGAGGAGAGCCTGGGATGCCCGGTATTTATTCCCGAAGAACCGCTTCTCAGCGGGGCAATTGGTGCCGCCATCATCGGTAAGGAACTCACTCTTAAAGCACTGGCTAATGGAGAGACCATTCAAACAGGGGAGCGTCGCCTCGAGGAAGCAACCTTCTTCAAGTAA
- a CDS encoding 2-hydroxyacyl-CoA dehydratase family protein, with protein sequence MAVEVNKGLARAIELYQDRSSRAKELRAEGKHVMGYLCIYPVLEMMTALDIVPYRIFGDLHEPVTEADSYMPAVNCPFLRSCLDLGLKGKYDFLDGFVTSHICDVGSTLSGIWIYAIKPPFSHHIDMPHTLHDTALVHEKGLLEDFRKALEDHVGKKMTTEALQAAIQAHNEQRALVRELYELKKLDPPLISGAETVQVIKAIESIPVDEGKQLLREVISEVKERKNGPQKKSARLLVWGSIIDDTAMMEMIEGLDANVVMDDTCVGSRPYFEDVELTDDPLNGLAQHYMEDIKCSRTFRVNNYMDAKKDYMKDLEFRFSYLKDYAEQWKADGVIMESVRYCDTHGYDVPGVRDYLDEVGLPCVYLEHDYTEGALAPLRTRVQGFLEIIS encoded by the coding sequence ATGGCAGTGGAGGTAAATAAGGGACTTGCCCGGGCTATCGAGTTATACCAGGACCGCTCCAGCCGGGCTAAGGAACTACGCGCGGAAGGTAAACATGTGATGGGGTATCTCTGTATTTACCCCGTCCTTGAGATGATGACTGCTCTCGATATCGTACCGTACCGTATTTTTGGAGATTTACACGAACCGGTTACCGAAGCGGATTCGTATATGCCGGCCGTGAATTGCCCATTTCTGCGGAGTTGTCTCGATCTCGGTCTGAAGGGGAAGTATGATTTCCTTGACGGTTTTGTCACCTCGCATATCTGCGACGTAGGTTCGACCTTGAGCGGCATCTGGATTTATGCTATCAAGCCCCCGTTTTCTCATCATATAGATATGCCTCATACACTTCACGACACAGCGCTTGTTCATGAAAAAGGATTGCTTGAAGATTTCAGGAAAGCGCTGGAAGACCACGTTGGGAAGAAAATGACTACCGAAGCGCTTCAAGCAGCAATACAGGCGCATAATGAGCAGCGTGCACTGGTGCGGGAGTTGTATGAGCTTAAAAAACTCGACCCTCCTCTAATATCGGGAGCCGAGACAGTACAGGTGATAAAAGCTATCGAGAGCATCCCTGTCGACGAGGGAAAACAGCTATTGCGTGAGGTTATCAGCGAAGTTAAGGAACGCAAGAACGGTCCGCAGAAGAAGTCAGCCCGGCTTCTGGTATGGGGAAGCATTATTGACGACACGGCAATGATGGAGATGATAGAGGGCCTGGATGCCAATGTTGTCATGGATGATACCTGTGTTGGCAGCCGTCCCTATTTTGAGGATGTAGAACTAACCGACGACCCTCTGAATGGGTTGGCTCAACATTACATGGAAGACATAAAATGTTCGCGTACATTCCGCGTGAATAACTACATGGATGCAAAGAAAGACTACATGAAGGACCTGGAATTCAGGTTCAGCTATCTGAAAGATTATGCCGAACAATGGAAGGCTGACGGCGTGATTATGGAATCGGTACGTTACTGTGATACCCACGGTTATGATGTTCCCGGTGTCCGTGACTACCTCGACGAAGTCGGCTTACCCTGTGTATATCTGGAGCATGACTATACGGAAGGGGCTCTGGCTCCGTTACGAACGAGAGTACAGGGTTTCCTTGAAATTATCAGCTAG
- a CDS encoding 2-hydroxyacyl-CoA dehydratase family protein yields MTQETKPRALNRLKSMYELRAEVDRMYEGGVEASEEGKPVAWVMLEGWANAILNAMGIKTVFPENYSSLCAAQGMAEPFMERSEAEGWPSHLCGYARASVGYSARMFELDGKIPPEAPGGGMPKPTLMVASGQTCDARFKWFQSLGRFFDAPVWTLESPSPGTRERLSPETYERNVQFLVKELKAFVAFLENLLGKKMDWDMLEFTGGGTNEINRLRWEINELRKSRPGPMHTRDFWSVMTAALFRGAADPEVIVEGHKRMYDEVKERVEKGIAGINRPEKYRLAFEGLPPWHTLGFLDDLAERGWNFVIESAYRPFRPRDIDLSMIDDPMERYVRRQYRSLEESLHEDYEPDEVEIIKNEILCDGMSSRLGLKHISDYQVDGVVLHVLLTCRATSAGLNLLQRKILDVLKVPSLVIEGDIIDASAFNAPEALRKAEAFEETMDHYRKVRKELGMPW; encoded by the coding sequence ATGACGCAAGAAACAAAACCGAGGGCACTTAATAGACTGAAGTCGATGTATGAACTGCGTGCCGAGGTCGACAGGATGTACGAGGGTGGTGTCGAGGCAAGTGAAGAAGGAAAACCTGTTGCCTGGGTAATGCTTGAAGGCTGGGCCAACGCTATCCTCAACGCCATGGGCATAAAAACAGTCTTTCCGGAGAACTATAGTAGTCTCTGTGCCGCACAGGGAATGGCGGAACCTTTCATGGAACGTTCGGAGGCCGAGGGTTGGCCTTCTCATCTTTGTGGGTATGCCCGGGCTTCTGTGGGGTACTCCGCCCGGATGTTTGAGTTGGATGGCAAGATTCCGCCGGAAGCTCCCGGAGGTGGTATGCCAAAGCCCACGTTAATGGTAGCATCAGGTCAGACCTGTGATGCCCGTTTCAAATGGTTCCAGTCGCTCGGACGTTTCTTCGACGCTCCGGTCTGGACTCTTGAATCGCCCAGCCCCGGCACCAGGGAAAGGTTATCGCCCGAGACCTATGAGCGCAACGTTCAGTTCCTGGTTAAGGAGTTGAAGGCTTTTGTTGCTTTCCTTGAGAACTTGCTCGGGAAAAAAATGGACTGGGACATGCTGGAGTTTACCGGCGGCGGTACCAATGAAATCAACCGTCTGCGCTGGGAGATAAACGAGTTGCGTAAATCACGTCCCGGACCGATGCATACCCGTGATTTCTGGAGTGTCATGACCGCTGCCCTGTTCCGTGGGGCTGCCGACCCCGAGGTAATAGTCGAGGGCCATAAAAGGATGTACGATGAGGTCAAGGAGCGGGTGGAAAAAGGTATTGCCGGCATCAACCGGCCTGAGAAGTACCGTCTTGCCTTTGAAGGACTGCCGCCCTGGCATACTCTGGGATTTCTTGATGACCTTGCTGAAAGAGGCTGGAACTTTGTTATCGAGAGTGCCTATCGTCCGTTCCGTCCACGAGATATTGACCTCAGCATGATTGATGACCCTATGGAGCGGTACGTGCGCCGACAGTACCGCAGTCTTGAAGAAAGCCTTCATGAGGACTACGAGCCGGACGAAGTGGAAATCATCAAGAACGAGATTCTCTGCGATGGCATGTCCAGTCGGTTGGGTCTTAAGCATATCAGCGATTACCAGGTTGACGGCGTAGTCCTGCACGTACTGCTGACGTGCCGTGCGACATCAGCAGGCCTCAACTTGCTGCAACGGAAAATACTTGACGTATTGAAAGTACCGTCCCTGGTGATTGAAGGGGACATCATCGACGCGAGCGCCTTCAATGCGCCGGAAGCCCTGAGGAAGGCGGAGGCTTTTGAAGAGACGATGGACCATTACCGGAAGGTAAGGAAAGAACTGGGGATGCCGTGGTAA